One Kineosporia sp. NBRC 101731 genomic region harbors:
- the uxaC gene encoding glucuronate isomerase: protein MATTLTLHPDRALPADPTVRDLARTIYAQTASLPLVGMHGHVEAQALADDAPFGDPASLLVTPDHYVTRMLYSQGVAPHRLGVGGPPAAPRDIWRTFCEHWHLFRGTPSRYWLEHELVEVFGVTTVPSARTADTLYDQISAVLDDPAFRPRALLDRFNIELIATTDPATSPLEHHTKLAADGFGERVVPTFRPDAVTHPARSSWAADVAELGRVSGVDTGDYPGYLEALRRRRAAFVEAGALATDHGHLSADTTPLSADEAARIYRDALKGPTAGADAFSGHMLHVMAGMSAQDGLVMQLHPGVLRDHHSASAAAYGPDRGWDIPVGTEFTRSLRPLLEDFGMHPGLRLILFTVDETSYSRELAPLAGVYPSVRLGAPWWFLDSPHAMRRFREAATETAGFYNTSGFVDDTRAYASIPARHDLSRRVDAGYLATLVAEHRLSQEEAAQTAVDLAYHLPKLAYARRPA, encoded by the coding sequence ATGGCGACGACGCTGACCCTGCATCCCGACCGTGCTCTCCCCGCCGACCCGACCGTCCGGGACCTGGCCCGCACCATCTACGCGCAGACCGCGTCCCTGCCCCTGGTCGGCATGCACGGGCATGTCGAGGCGCAGGCCCTGGCCGACGACGCACCGTTCGGCGACCCGGCCTCCCTGCTGGTCACGCCCGACCACTACGTCACCCGCATGCTGTACTCGCAGGGGGTGGCGCCGCACCGGCTCGGCGTGGGTGGGCCGCCGGCCGCACCTCGTGACATCTGGCGCACGTTCTGCGAGCACTGGCACCTGTTCCGCGGCACCCCGTCGCGGTACTGGCTGGAGCACGAGCTGGTCGAGGTCTTCGGCGTCACCACCGTGCCCTCGGCCCGGACCGCCGACACCCTGTACGACCAGATCTCGGCGGTGCTGGACGATCCCGCCTTCCGCCCCCGGGCGCTGCTCGACCGCTTCAACATCGAGCTGATCGCCACCACCGATCCCGCCACCTCCCCGCTGGAGCACCACACGAAGCTGGCCGCCGACGGCTTCGGCGAGCGTGTCGTCCCCACGTTCCGCCCCGATGCCGTCACCCACCCGGCCCGATCGTCCTGGGCGGCCGACGTGGCCGAGCTGGGCCGGGTCAGCGGGGTCGACACCGGTGACTACCCCGGCTACCTGGAAGCCCTGCGCCGGCGCCGGGCCGCGTTCGTCGAGGCGGGTGCCCTGGCCACCGACCACGGGCACCTCAGCGCCGACACCACCCCGCTGAGCGCGGACGAGGCAGCGCGCATCTACCGGGACGCGCTGAAGGGACCGACCGCCGGGGCCGACGCCTTCTCCGGGCACATGCTGCACGTGATGGCCGGGATGTCGGCGCAGGACGGGCTGGTGATGCAGCTGCACCCGGGGGTGCTGCGCGACCACCACAGCGCCTCGGCCGCCGCGTACGGGCCCGACCGGGGCTGGGACATCCCGGTGGGCACCGAGTTCACCCGCTCGCTGCGCCCCCTGCTGGAAGATTTCGGCATGCACCCGGGGTTGCGGCTGATCCTCTTCACGGTCGACGAGACCAGTTACAGCCGCGAGCTCGCCCCCCTGGCCGGCGTCTACCCGAGCGTCCGGCTGGGCGCCCCCTGGTGGTTCCTCGACAGCCCGCACGCCATGCGCCGTTTCCGCGAGGCCGCGACCGAGACCGCGGGGTTCTACAACACCTCCGGGTTCGTCGACGACACCCGCGCCTACGCCTCGATCCCGGCCCGGCACGACCTGTCCCGGCGGGTCGATGCCGGTTACCTGGCCACGCTGGTGGCCGAGCACCGGCTCTCGCAGGAGGAGGCCGCGCAGACCGCGGTCGATCTGGCCTACCACCTGCCGAAGCTCGCCTACGCCCGCCGGCCCGCCTGA
- a CDS encoding Gfo/Idh/MocA family oxidoreductase — translation MSVDQNPTAPRPPSSRSTTASASVIPDFDPVPPGRPRRRYAVVGTGHRAGLYIEALRGEHADVGEIVAWCDPNPGRIDYYDEQAGLPRYPPGRLEAMVTQCRVDVVIVTTPDLHHAEMVDRALRAGADAVVEKPLTTDAPGCRRITQAVRDTGRDVVMTFNYRYAPRNSSLREVIAAGIVGEVTSVHFEWALDTVHGADYFRRWHRDKANSGGLLVHKSSHHFDLVNWWLDDVPERVFALGGLRFYGDKAAAQRGLGDRPDRGTGTPGDPFSLDLRDDPRLKALYLDAERHDGYRRDLDPFAPGVSIEDNLSLLVEYAGGATLTYSLNAHSPWEGYRVTVNGTAGRAELEVVERSFVELDVNGRVVLDPSATPGATDDDGLRPQRDRLVVQRHWERPQEYDIPDGIGGHGGGDAILLKDVFRRDLRRGTDPLARAAGYLDGVRAVAVGIAANRSLQTRLPVDVTDLELGVELA, via the coding sequence GTGTCTGTCGACCAGAACCCCACCGCGCCGCGACCGCCGTCCAGCCGCAGCACCACGGCCTCGGCGAGCGTGATCCCGGACTTCGACCCGGTGCCGCCCGGGCGCCCACGCCGTCGGTACGCGGTCGTGGGCACCGGCCACCGCGCCGGTCTGTACATCGAGGCGCTGCGCGGCGAGCACGCCGACGTCGGCGAGATCGTGGCCTGGTGCGACCCGAACCCCGGCCGCATCGATTACTACGACGAGCAGGCCGGGCTGCCCCGCTATCCGCCCGGCCGGCTCGAGGCGATGGTCACGCAATGCCGGGTCGACGTCGTCATCGTCACCACCCCCGACCTGCACCACGCCGAGATGGTCGACCGGGCCCTGCGGGCGGGGGCGGACGCGGTGGTCGAGAAACCGCTGACGACCGATGCGCCGGGGTGCCGTCGCATCACCCAGGCGGTGCGCGACACCGGCCGGGACGTCGTGATGACGTTCAACTACCGCTACGCGCCGCGGAATTCGAGCCTGCGCGAGGTGATCGCCGCCGGGATCGTCGGTGAGGTGACCAGCGTCCACTTCGAATGGGCCCTCGACACCGTGCACGGCGCGGACTACTTCCGCCGCTGGCACCGTGACAAGGCCAACTCCGGCGGCTTGCTCGTGCACAAGTCCAGTCACCACTTCGACCTGGTCAACTGGTGGCTGGACGACGTCCCGGAACGGGTTTTCGCCCTGGGCGGCCTGCGGTTCTACGGTGACAAGGCAGCCGCTCAGCGAGGGCTGGGCGATCGGCCGGACCGCGGCACCGGCACGCCGGGCGACCCGTTCTCGCTCGACCTGCGCGACGACCCCCGGCTGAAGGCGCTGTACCTGGACGCCGAGCGCCACGACGGCTACCGGCGCGACCTCGATCCGTTCGCCCCCGGGGTGAGCATCGAGGACAATCTGTCGCTGCTCGTCGAGTACGCCGGTGGCGCCACCCTGACGTACTCCCTCAACGCCCACTCCCCCTGGGAGGGCTACCGGGTGACCGTGAACGGCACCGCCGGCCGGGCCGAGCTCGAGGTGGTCGAGCGGAGTTTCGTCGAGCTGGACGTGAACGGCCGGGTGGTGCTGGATCCCTCGGCCACGCCCGGGGCCACGGACGACGACGGGCTGCGGCCGCAGCGAGACCGCCTGGTGGTGCAGCGTCACTGGGAACGGCCGCAGGAGTATGACATTCCCGACGGGATCGGCGGGCACGGCGGCGGCGACGCGATCCTGCTCAAAGATGTCTTCCGTCGTGACCTGCGCCGGGGTACCGACCCACTGGCCCGCGCCGCCGGCTACCTCGACGGGGTCCGGGCCGTGGCCGTCGGCATCGCCGCCAACCGGTCCCTGCAGACCCGGCTGCCCGTCGACGTGACCGACCTGGAGCTCGGGGTGGAGCTCGCTTGA